DNA sequence from the Cucurbita pepo subsp. pepo cultivar mu-cu-16 chromosome LG06, ASM280686v2, whole genome shotgun sequence genome:
AAAGAGAAAGTCATAAAGAAGACGCCAACGGGAGATTGATAGAGTAAGATTAGAGAAAAGAGAACCATCAGCAGAGAAATAACCATGAGTTGTGAGCTATAGAGATGCAAGTTAGAGACTTCAAAATTAGGACGATGACTCTATTATGATAAAAGGGCAAGAGAAAGGTAGAAGAGGGTAGAAACTGAGAAGGCGAACTCTATGGTGTATTATAgacgaagaaagaaagagaggggcGAAGATGGAGTGTGGTCTGCGCCTTGTGAACTCGTTTGCTATCAAACAaattgttaaggatatttagtaataaattattgtttaccatgtatatcatatttgacattttattataaggcaaatatctatatttgccttattaccacATGTATCTTTccctttattgttatttctatttattactatttccatatacttgtaatttatttgattataaataagataactttcacaccatttaggtggggtgaattaatcaaacattttcACAAATGAGCATGAGTAAGAATATGTCAAGCATATTTTAACTCACTAATAAACAGACTATCAAGAGTGGGTAAAGAGCTACAATGATAGATCCAGAGACAACAATTCTGTTCATAGCACCACCATTACTAGGAGTGGAGGGCCGATGACGGAATAGTAAGTGAAGTTGGTGGAGAAGTAGCCGACGCCATATCAGGTGGTGAAGTTCTAATGGACAGAGAAGGTGTTGAAGCCGGAAGGATCGCTACAGTGGGCGAAGGAGCCGATTTTGGCGAGGAGGCCGACGACGACTTGGTTGAcgaagaggccagtgcggTGCCTGGATTCtgaaggtaaatctctgcagaAGATTGATGGGCTTATCGagattttgtatattttcGATGAGAATCCTGAGGTTAGGGTTTTTGTGAATGAAGGGTGGAaccgaagagtaatcaatcggctccaCCTGTGGCAGTCATGGAGACTTTCCCTGCGGCGTCAAAGTCAAtagtggtggtggagaagatgATGAGTAAAGGATTCataagccattgaaaagaaagaatcggGGTTAAACCAaaagagctctgataccatgagaatatttgctaaaaccaccccatctaaatggtgtgaaaattctctatttataatcctgtacagaatcaaataaattacaaagaagACAAATATGATACCTATGTAAGTCATAATagaagacaaatatctagatatttgtccataataaaatataaaatataatagatatagtaaactataattCAATACTAGATATCCTTAACAAGACCAAAGAGCACCGAATGTGTGATCCTAGACGCAAAGTTCATGTTAGCAAAGATGTCATGTTTAAAGAAGTGGGATTAGTGCAATGTCGACAACAATAAACATACTATTACAGAGTTCATAGCTCTAGAAGACAAGGGAGACGCCATAGACCTAGAAATTGCAACGACATCGACACCAACAAATCCACACATGCCATCACTAATGACACCGAAAATGCGTGACGAGTTCTCCAAAACAAGGGAGCTCAAGTGAGAGTAGAGGATCCACAACGGATAGTAAACCAAAGAAATTTCGTTCTCTCACtaaaatttatgtaaataCTCTTGAAGAAGAGTTGGATCCCGACGAAGTAGTGTTGCTCGCTGCCGAAAAGCCGACAACTTATCATGAGGTACCATTTGAGATGGTGAGGCAGGAGGTCATGCAAAACAAGCTTGAAGTCATCCAGAAGAACAAGACATGGGCACTCACCGACTTACCATTCGATCACAAGTCCATCTATTTGAAGTGGGTAGTTAAGCTACAGAAGGATAGCGAAGGGGACATCATCAAGCACAAAGTAAAGGTTAAATTTGTATAGATGCAGGAGTTGCTCAGAGTGAAGAATCTCGAGCAAGGTCAAGCTTACGGGGGATGTAACGaatcagataaaaaaaaaaaacagaagtcGTCGGCAGGACCGAAAACTCCAGCGAACGCTGGAGTTTTCGTTCGCACAAGACCCACAAAGGCGCCCGACGTCTGGGTCACCACGGAAACCCGATCCCGACCTTTAGCCACCCCAAGACACCtgtagagaagaaaaaaaaagtgaaaacgAGAAAGATAGAGAAAATCCGACGAAGCTCCGGCAAGGCCAAACCCTACGAAATCGACGTCAAAACCTCCATTTTACGTGACAAAAGTAATCCTAGAGCCTTTTACACACATCAGGGGTAGATTTAGACGAGTTCTACATGTTGTACACCGTCGGGCAAGGGAGACAAAACGTCGAATTTCCGAACCCTCTCAGATCTGGGAGTGTGAGGCCTTTACgaaccaaacaaacacaaaaaacgGAATTAGGGGGGAGAAGGAGACTCGGAAACGgagaaaaaagagggaaaatggACGTTGAAACGACGTTatcgaggagagagagaggtcgCCGGAAAAACGTGTGCAACCAGGCGAAGAAGACAAAGTCCGACCCGAGGGTCGGACTCCCGCGACCCGAACCGAGTCCAACCACCACAAGCCTAGTCTAACACCCGACGACTCCCGCGGTCCAGTCGCCTCAGCCCAAACTAGAAAGCCAGTTACGGCCTAACCCATCATCCACGACCCGAGAGCAAAAACCCAACTGACTCGAGACCCACAAGCCCAGTCCAACACCCAACGCTCACAGCCCAGCCCACCTACACGTTTTTTCTCTTCAGTCCGGGCCGGCCAATCACCAGCGGTCAACCCAGGCCCGTGATCACAACCGAAAACCCGCGTGTAACCCGACAACCCGCGCCTCGACTCGGGACTGTTGTTCATGCGTCGACCTTTGgttgtgccacgtggcacgtcTGTAGCCCGACACCCCTCGGCTTCGGCGGCTTAATCGGCTCGAAAAACCTGTTTCTGACCCGTTTGTCACAGTTCCAACCCTCCCGGACTTAGTTTTGACcctgtttaaggtaaaatagatcattctaaagtcgtatttcacaaatttaagttggaaattaattatgtttgtgaaatactaacaaaggTGTCGATTGAtccaataggaaccaaccaccaacggaaGCGTAGGATGTTTACaaggagctaggagcttacttttatattttagggagtacttcagctaaggcctaccaagtaagtggctcacccgtcTTAGGTTACGCGTTATTtgttgtatgttggcacgtgcccatggattcgcacgtgtcattaaattgtatgctagactGTTATGCTTAAATACGTAATCATGTGAATGTGAATGTATGCTGTTTAGTCTGATGTGATATGTAGTGCTCATGACGTTTATGatgttcttgaatgattatggcatgattgtgtgaaatatttgaatgtaaacagcatgaaatgtatgatatgaaatacggtaaactGCCTGGAAATATAACCCTGATAGaaatatgtatgatacgtaaactgaaaatgagaaatgacatgtaagcatgaaacaTGACAGtggggttatattcattaatgactAATGTAGAAGtaatggggacctcatgcattatgtgtgctcatgcatttggggggatacccctatcccatcacgagggtacggacgtgtacatccaatggcatgacaacgatcgttatgctttgcatagtgctaccgtgacggttactagttctagcgggtgtccggcctaaggggctctcagagtatgcccaccagacaaggaaagtggcccagcggtgtgcgaactagctggtgagcccatactcgcatgtatgggctgtgtgtagtgtatatggtacacgtccaaaattactcgttaggacagcaccgtagggaaaacggaATGAAAGATAGatcccatcatctcattgcatgtgactgttgcataaccccgatagggggtcacttactgagtattctagaaatactcaagcctcgtgctactttactttttcagataagggcaaggcacccatgtgagaTCGACGGCAGCATCGTATACCCCGGGACCGTGACACATAcatagggtagttgttttccatttcgtAGTATAAGctagtataggttgaatttggtttgcatcattagtataggttagtataggttgaattttaatcgcataataaaccataggGTAGTATAAGACAATTATTTCCGTAtggttctttttcctttctttcccttgttttttttttttttttttcacgaggtaataaaaggcTTGCATTTATTATAAGAGCCAACTTAATGTAAATTTCGCATTTCAAGGTATActaatgaccttagattaaatagataaaatttagggtcgttacaggtGAGGTTGTTAGTCAATAAACTTGACTTAACTTTTTGTATGAATTAGTAACTTGTGAAGCAAGTTCCCGGAAGTTGTTCAGTGTTTTCTCCCAATAAACAGTCATCAGATGTACACTTTACATTTcacaacaaaaattgaaaagcataGTACTCAAAGTACATTAGAACAAAGAATTTCTCCCCACAAGTTAATGTGTTTCTTTCTGCTTCAGTTATTCGTTTTGGTGTTCTTCGATCGAGGATCAAAACCTACAAAGGAGAGGAAAGGGAAGGGAGGTGCGATAGCGTACAATAATGTGTGTGTGAGAACTATGTAAGACGATGTTGGGACGAACACAAAGGGAGGAAACGTTGAAGGTCGACGATCGGTAGAAAGAGAACGGGGAGGAGGAGAGGCTACATTGCAACGGTGtgacaaacaacaaaaatggaCTAAATCTACTTTAAATGGTCGGCTAGTCCATCAGCAATGATTGCCATGAACACAAGACGACATTCAACAAGATCATTAAAGCATGGAAAATAACGAATGCAAGAACACAATGAACCGTTCTGATATGGGTTCTCCACAGATGGAACAAGTAAAAGATAGGaatacaaataaatgaaatataatttacaaAGGCAACACTCGACTTTGATCTCCTCTTGTCTTCAGTGGCTATTTCGACTTAATCCGATTCAAGTTATACAATCTCTGCATACATTTAACAtattaaacacttttaaaagtcgaagatttaaaaaaatcaaaagttgtAAGATCGTTATCGTACCAGAATGGAGTGAGCTTGTTCGAGAAAAGCCGAGAGCAAAGGCATCAAAATGTGGATGTCATGGAGGAGGGTGTGGTAGTTATGGTGATCTTCCATGATTATGTTGATGAAGGTTGGTGTATCAGGCACTAGTTTTAGAGCTATCTGCATCGACCGAACCCGTTTAGATCTTTGTTTAAGTAATTTTGTATACACAAGGTTAAgagtgtgagattccacatcagttggggaggagaacgaaacacatTATAAAGGTATTGAAACcgcatacacattttaaaaactttgaggggaagctcgaaaggaaaagcccaaagaggacaatatcggctaacggtcagcttggactattacaaagaGAATGGTATAAAAGTGACTGGTTACCTTGTAAGCAGCGGACGAAATCCAACCATGCCATGGCTTCAAAGTTTGGTTGTAGGATTCCTCAACTGCTCGTTCCATGTTCATCCCTACTTCGTTACTTGCTACCTTCTCCAATAGGGCCAATGTGAAATCTAGAGATCTGTACACCATTATCATTTTGGTTTATGCGTATGAGACTcgtttatttttgttcatatacTTTCAACgtccaaatttaatattatcgtTTTCGATAAATCTTATTACAATTTTactaaatttgataaaaaaaaatattattttaaacaaatgagaaatttaaaactatttaaatagaatagacgaaattaaaaaaaaaaaattcattaatatttctttacggtttaaaaatacatttatcatCAGTACcatggttaaaaaaatttcataaaacttttaaaaggagcgttaatatcttttataatataattttttttttattaccgTCAATATATGAATAGAAACTGTCTATTTACACTCTATAAATATTCTCCctactcattttttttaaaaatatttaacagtATTAATTAAGTATTTTCTTCGTGCTAATAACAGTTCAATCTATATACTGACAGTAAAGGTGCATATAATTTGAAACGTAGTACTAATAGTTACATCCATATCCTAacaactctaaaaaaaaaatgttaaaaggtaatttttatttttttagattaaaaataatattgaaaatttttaattctacgagagtttaaaagtatttttgaaacaaagtatTAACAATTCaataagtgtttttttttttttttaaattaaaagtattattaaaaattttaaaagtatactTTTAGTTcgaggtatttttattaatgtagcaaaaagttaaataatatatatatatggtttttatgaagaaatataaataatttaaaaaatagagaaacctatggctatggctatggctatgAACAGTATagcttatttaattattacgCGTAACTAACCAATGGATGTCGAATTGCATGCGAAAACAGTGAAATGATTCAAACTGACCTAATCAGCCAAACAAACGCTCTGCTACAACTGCTTTCCGTTCTCGCcctcccttcccttccctctTTCTTCAGAATCTCAACCAAATCCCCCCATTCTTCCGCCATTTCAAGCCGCTCAATGTTCTGACGAATTTCCTGCCTCAGAACCGCCATTGTCGGTCCGATTTTATCTGCAATCGTGAACGGTAACATcacagagagaaacagagagagatcGACAGAGACAGAGGCGAAAAGCAAACCGAGGACGTGAATGAGCGAATTGCAGAGCGAAATGAAAGGTTGGACAGGGATGACGATGTTAATGGCGGCTGTTGCAGCATCCTCGCCGTCGTGGTTGATTCGCTGATCTTCTGGTTCTGGTTTGATGAGGAGGAGTTGCGAGAGTTGCGAGAGTTGCGAGAGTTGCTCTGTTGCCGACCTGATCGCGGATTTCTCCATTTTCGGACCTTCCTCTATCGGATTCAATGGCGGTCTGTTTTCTTCCTTTGCCTTGCCTTTTATTCTCGGTTTTTTGGAATAGAAAATTAGGGAGTTCggatttattaatattttattttgtatcaTCTGCAGTTTTTCCCTCCCTTGACCtgcaaataattttatattcgaCCCAGTTTTCATCATAAATTTTGTCGATCCGAACATAACTAGTGATTAATCTACGAACATTGATGATTCGATCACCACTAGtgcatttcaaattaatttatgcaTTTGTTGCATTCGAAGTTCGATAGGTAAGCATAGATTCTTTAGTCCTTGTAATCTTTTTCATCGCCTTTTTGAAGAACAAGACTAGATCTGGAAAGTTTGGGAATGGAAATTTTTTTCTGAGCTcaattcgaatcactccacaagctaACTTATCAAGACTACTTGAATTACTCTAGCATGCAAATCTTCGACCACAAGATAACTGATCAAGACTACTTGAATGACTATAGCATGCAAATTTTCAACCCACACGATAACTAAATCAAGACTAAGATAACTTGATTAAGACTATTTGAATGCCTCAAGCATACAAATTTTCAGCCGACAAGATAACTTGGTCAAGATTACTTGAatgcctctcgcatgcaaatTTTCAGCCCACAAGATAACTTAATCAAGACTACTAGAATGACTCTAGCATATGCAAATATTCCGCCCAGATCAAGATTAGattacttgaatgactctagcatATGCAAATCTTCAGTGattacttgaatgactctagcacTTGATAAAGACTACTCGAATGACTCTAGCACTTGATAAAGACTACTCGAATGACTCTAGCACTTGATAAAGACTACTCGAATGACCCTGACATGCAAATTTGACTCTAGCACTTGATCAAGACTACTCAAATGACTCTGACATGCAAATTTAACACGATAACTTGATCATGACTACTTGGATCATGattacttgaatgactctagcatgcaaATCTAGACACGAGAaatgcaaaaaaaacaaattcatggCTTATAATATGGAGCGTTCTTCAAGcaatttaaactttaagacgtataatttctaaaaaatggatagaaattttatttttttttttcttttagatacttttcctattttaaattaaataaatcataacGACTTTCTTATTCtcgtttttaattataaaaggcatcataaaatattaaatattagtcatcataaatttttcatttaaaattaattttaaaatattataatatgttttttagtttttaaaataatttaataagcaagaattatgaaatattttaaattataaatacacCACCCATCTCTTTCTTATGTTATAttgttgaataaataattgtattttatccaataatatatagtttatcTCTGCCAAATGTCTACAAATTATTAGTCATTTtcagattaaattaatattttaattaaatgtatcTTCCAAAGATTTTCCTGTTGGTTGGCtgtttacaaatttatttatcttatccattatttatattatattctgaaaattatgtaattataattattagacaataataattataaatatattttggaatgttttctaaaatattatttttttaattatataaaatagtctttactttcatttttcttccaagaaaaatataattaaatgattattcaTCTCATTTATTAACAATAATGGAATGTAGTCAACCATGATATTaagtttagaaatatttttaataagttgaaaatttggaatattatatatattttttaatgtcaaattagaatattgaaaaatgcTTCAACAcatttttagtaaatttaaGGATTATGGTATACTCATTTCctattaagttttttaatattatagtttagtccttaatttttgttggattttacattttagtccacaaatttcacaaaaactattttcttttctatttagagaattaaagaaataaaaacaaaaatgggatgaaaattagaaatatgtacttttaattgtattaattaaaagagTCGACggttaactattttaaatgtgACATCTGAGTAAAGAAGAGGTACATGAAGAATCGATAtcacatctgaatgagagcAATCTTGGggataggatgactaagaaacTATGAAATCCCtcaatcccacattggttggggaggagaacgaaacaccctttataatggtgtcgaaacctctctctaggagacgcgttttaaaaaccttaaggggaaacccagaaagaaaagctcaaagagaacaatatctgctagcggtgggctcgagttgtattaaatgatatcagagccagacacagggcgctgggccctgaaggagggtggatttggtgggagtcccacatagattagagaaaggaacaacaacgatatcagagccagacacagggctgtgtgccagtaagggcgctcccacatcgattagagaaaagaacgagtgccagtaaggacgatgggccctaaaggagggtggatttggtgggggtcccacatcaaataaagaaagaaacgagtgccagtaaggatgctaggccctgaaggagggtggatttggtgggtgACCTAGAAAGGATGCTAGgtcctgaaggagggtggatttggtggggtcccacatcgattatgAATGAGTACGAGCAAGGACGcagggccctgaagggggtgagTTGTGCGATCCCTCAATCCCAAATTGgttgagaggagaacgaaacacccttgtTAACCCTGTTTCAAATCTGGTTTTCGATCGTTacattatcattatttaaataattaacgacgactttattttaattctaaactaaggtagaaaaaaacaaaaatatttaaaaattaaaaggccAAAATAGAACCACAATGAAAGTACATGaacctaaataaaattaaaatgaaaaacagtgataattacaaaagaaaaaagtttaaattaattgaaaagagttgtctttttaaaaataaaaaaataaaaaaataaaaaaataaatataatgcaCGTTAATAAGAGTACAGTTATTGCGTGCATGTACCTGAGGGGTTTGTCTAAATGTGGAagaacataaattaattttaaatttaataaatactatttatttcttttttagattaatCTGAATATTTAGCCACCAATGAGATAACTACAAATATTGTTGGGTTTTGGTACGACAATCTCTACACTTGTCTTCCATTtggaattatttataatatttaattttaataacctttttataatttttttttttgtttaatgtataataaatctgtaaaatttcattattttatcacaaatttttttatgttacattcatataatttaatatgaatatttatctaacaaatttgaattatttatttaataaatttataaattttgaaaatattgaaaaaaattatgtattgataatttttattttctaatataatttcGTTAgttaatatggaaaatatcttaataaatctaaaaatatttcattagaaaaaaatataataaaatgttcaaaataatttctaaca
Encoded proteins:
- the LOC111797694 gene encoding glycolipid transfer protein 3-like, producing MEKSAIRSATEQLSQLSQLSQLLLIKPEPEDQRINHDGEDAATAAINIVIPVQPFISLCNSLIHVLDKIGPTMAVLRQEIRQNIERLEMAEEWGDLVEILKKEGREGRARTESSCSRAFVWLIRSLDFTLALLEKVASNEVGMNMERAVEESYNQTLKPWHGWISSAAYKIALKLVPDTPTFINIIMEDHHNYHTLLHDIHILMPLLSAFLEQAHSILRLYNLNRIKSK